The following are encoded in a window of Aerococcus sanguinicola genomic DNA:
- the mnmA gene encoding tRNA 2-thiouridine(34) synthase MnmA yields the protein MSEAKKERVIVGMSGGVDSSVSALLLKEAGYEVIGLFMKNWDEKDENGVCTATEDYQDVAKVAEQIGIPYYSVNFEKEYWDRVFTYFLDEYKKDRTPNPDVMCNKEIKFKAFLAYAEELGADYIAMGHYAQVRRDEDGRVHLLRGQDNNKDQTYFLNQLSQDQLQKALFPIGHLEKSEVRKIAEENDLATAHKKDSTGVCFIGERNFKSFLSNYLPAKPGKMLTLDGQLMGEHAGLMYYTIGQRKGLGIGGTSKGNEPWFVIGKNQAKNELYVGQGFHHPMLYADWLAASDLSFTQDDWSETDFECTAKTRYRQKDLPVRVQIQDDGTAKVTFKEAARSITPGQAIVFYRGEECLGGGTIDAAYQGDKQLQYQ from the coding sequence GTGTCAGAAGCAAAGAAAGAACGTGTCATTGTCGGCATGTCTGGAGGGGTAGACTCTAGTGTTTCCGCGCTCTTATTGAAAGAAGCGGGCTATGAAGTCATTGGCCTTTTCATGAAGAATTGGGATGAAAAGGATGAGAATGGTGTCTGTACGGCGACTGAAGACTATCAAGATGTAGCCAAGGTTGCTGAACAGATTGGCATTCCTTATTACTCTGTCAATTTTGAGAAAGAGTATTGGGACCGGGTCTTTACTTATTTTTTAGATGAGTATAAGAAGGACCGGACACCTAATCCGGACGTGATGTGCAATAAAGAAATTAAATTTAAGGCCTTCTTAGCCTATGCTGAAGAGTTGGGAGCGGACTATATCGCTATGGGCCACTATGCCCAAGTCCGCCGTGATGAGGATGGCCGTGTCCACCTCCTGAGAGGCCAGGATAATAATAAGGACCAAACCTATTTCTTGAACCAATTGTCTCAAGACCAGTTGCAGAAAGCTCTCTTCCCCATCGGCCACTTGGAGAAGTCGGAAGTCCGTAAAATCGCTGAAGAAAACGACCTAGCCACTGCCCATAAGAAAGATTCCACAGGGGTTTGCTTTATTGGAGAGCGGAATTTCAAGAGCTTTCTCTCCAATTACTTGCCAGCTAAACCCGGCAAGATGCTGACTCTGGATGGCCAGCTAATGGGTGAACATGCCGGGCTTATGTACTATACCATTGGCCAACGTAAGGGTCTAGGCATTGGCGGGACTAGCAAGGGCAATGAGCCTTGGTTCGTTATTGGTAAGAACCAAGCTAAGAATGAACTCTATGTGGGCCAAGGCTTCCACCATCCCATGCTCTATGCGGATTGGCTAGCAGCCAGCGACCTTTCCTTTACCCAGGATGATTGGTCAGAGACGGACTTTGAATGCACAGCTAAAACCCGCTACCGGCAAAAGGACCTGCCTGTCCGTGTCCAAATTCAAGACGATGGAACAGCCAAGGTGACCTTTAAAGAAGCTGCCCGGTCGATTACACCAGGCCAAGCTATTGTCTTTTACCGCGGGGAAGAGTGCTTGGGTGGGGGCACCATCGATGCTGCCTACCAAGGCGATAAGCAACTGCAGTACCAGTAA